A region of Chlamydiales bacterium DNA encodes the following proteins:
- a CDS encoding thioredoxin domain-containing protein yields MTEPANKNRLRNEKSPYLLQHANNPVDWYPWGEEAFSAAKEQDRPIFLSIGYATCHWCHVMEKESFENASIAKLMNDSFINIKVDREELPEVDGLYMEFAQALMPSGGGWPLNVLLTPELKPFFATTYIPPKSGRGFIGFQELIVRLSELWKESEEREKLIEQAERIIEVFQKQENQENNEERELPAKEEITNASELLFHMADPIYGGIEGEPKFPMGYHACFLLTLTKLSNDSRALFCVELTLDMMQRGGIYDHLGGGFSRYSVDSKWLIPHFEKMLYDNAVLIRAYLEAWLFTKKPFYEEVCKDILRYLLREMCSSEGAFYSAEDADSEGHEGRFYTWDAKEILSILGETDGPLFIDYFCVSKAEGAFEGRSILHIKHRIEEFSAKRKLDVQETSTTLNRCKEILWKEREKRAHPFKDDKILSSWNGLMIHSLAMAGRAFKDDKYTEGAKKAARFIKSTLWKDGHLLRRWRDSDARFAGGLDEYAFMIHGLLTLFEEDGEVEWYRFALELAEVLESEFKAENGAFYLTDGKDPNIVLRRCEFYDGAEPAGNGIHAENLLRLYQITFDERFLKQAEEILKAATKHIEHHPVGCCSSLMALQRYYDRHGATIVIALNEAEEFKKEIKNILYSRYLPHHVTIWRKCDNSLFEIIPRLKDQGALDGKTTLYICQRGECQKPLNNWEEIQKTLLEL; encoded by the coding sequence TCTCTTGCAACATGCAAACAATCCCGTTGACTGGTATCCCTGGGGTGAAGAAGCATTTTCTGCAGCTAAAGAACAAGATAGGCCCATTTTTTTATCTATTGGTTATGCAACTTGTCACTGGTGTCATGTGATGGAAAAAGAATCTTTTGAGAATGCATCCATTGCAAAGCTCATGAATGACTCTTTTATTAACATAAAAGTTGATAGAGAAGAGCTTCCAGAGGTTGATGGTCTCTATATGGAATTTGCTCAAGCCCTCATGCCAAGTGGTGGAGGCTGGCCTCTCAACGTCCTTTTAACTCCTGAGTTAAAACCTTTTTTTGCAACAACTTATATCCCTCCTAAAAGTGGGCGCGGTTTTATTGGGTTTCAAGAGCTTATCGTAAGGCTTTCTGAACTGTGGAAAGAGAGCGAAGAAAGAGAAAAACTTATAGAACAAGCTGAAAGGATTATAGAAGTTTTTCAGAAACAAGAAAATCAAGAAAATAATGAAGAGAGAGAACTTCCTGCAAAAGAAGAAATAACTAACGCATCTGAACTTTTATTTCATATGGCAGATCCCATTTACGGTGGAATAGAGGGAGAGCCCAAATTTCCAATGGGCTATCATGCATGTTTTCTTCTTACTCTGACAAAGCTTTCAAATGACAGTAGAGCTCTGTTTTGCGTAGAACTTACGCTTGATATGATGCAAAGAGGGGGAATCTATGATCATCTTGGAGGAGGCTTTTCTCGCTATAGTGTCGACTCAAAGTGGCTGATTCCTCATTTTGAAAAAATGCTCTACGATAATGCTGTGTTGATAAGAGCTTATTTAGAAGCTTGGCTTTTCACTAAAAAGCCATTCTATGAGGAGGTCTGCAAGGATATTCTAAGATATCTACTAAGAGAGATGTGTTCGTCTGAAGGAGCCTTTTATTCTGCGGAAGATGCTGATTCCGAGGGACATGAGGGCAGGTTTTATACATGGGATGCAAAAGAAATTCTTTCTATTTTAGGAGAAACGGATGGTCCTTTATTTATAGATTACTTTTGTGTTTCAAAAGCAGAAGGTGCTTTTGAAGGCCGCTCTATCTTACATATTAAACACCGGATAGAAGAGTTTTCAGCTAAAAGAAAACTCGACGTACAAGAAACAAGTACTACTTTAAATCGATGTAAAGAGATTTTATGGAAGGAAAGAGAAAAAAGAGCGCACCCCTTTAAAGATGATAAAATTTTATCCTCTTGGAATGGTCTTATGATACATTCGCTTGCTATGGCTGGCAGAGCATTTAAGGATGACAAGTATACAGAAGGTGCAAAAAAAGCGGCTCGCTTTATCAAAAGCACACTTTGGAAGGATGGACATCTTTTACGCAGATGGAGAGACTCTGATGCGCGTTTTGCAGGGGGCTTAGATGAATATGCTTTCATGATCCATGGGCTACTTACGCTTTTTGAAGAGGATGGCGAAGTAGAGTGGTATCGTTTTGCTCTTGAACTTGCAGAGGTATTGGAGAGTGAATTCAAAGCTGAAAATGGCGCATTTTACTTAACAGATGGAAAAGATCCTAACATTGTTTTAAGAAGATGCGAATTTTATGATGGTGCAGAGCCTGCTGGTAATGGTATTCATGCAGAAAATCTACTTCGCTTGTATCAAATTACTTTTGACGAGCGCTTTTTAAAACAGGCAGAAGAGATATTGAAGGCCGCAACAAAACACATTGAGCACCATCCAGTGGGCTGTTGTTCTAGCTTAATGGCTCTACAGCGCTATTATGATCGTCATGGAGCAACTATTGTTATTGCGCTTAATGAAGCAGAAGAATTTAAAAAAGAGATAAAAAATATTTTATATTCACGTTACCTTCCTCATCATGTTACTATTTGGCGCAAATGTGATAATTCATTATTTGAAATAATACCCAGACTTAAAGACCAAGGAGCTCTTGATGGGAAAACAACTCTTTATATCTGCCAGAGGGGGGAATGCCAAAAACCATTAAATAATTGGGAAGAGATACAAAAAACTTTGTTAGAGCTTTAA